One stretch of Diabrotica undecimpunctata isolate CICGRU chromosome 5, icDiaUnde3, whole genome shotgun sequence DNA includes these proteins:
- the LOC140440797 gene encoding uncharacterized protein yields MKLHQKKTVKKARRKIEEKRRILAEGKDNEENNVGELKWTEKENELGKSPDERVKSKAKVEAAVLQALKEVKKKAKKERQAEKKRLLQQQKLEDEEREKVIEKTIPAMVTIKRVTGGGNNSPTVEITLKVSTPEDHKLMYTLLNGSDNCNKTEVIHKPNKGYKKKKKAKSFIERLKESEKIPQVITKELKVTVVLDMMNKQQNNKPSSTEPNKLSNTKRIVESKKGIKINDRKQSLSHEDLLVPNILIPPGITITRISSSDRRKQNVSSINDMRPMVTVAETEKLIHMGQGNKSPKREHVDENSKSKTRKNNKTNKILQGIQSSTIPSKKDEPISLIPENNMISDPSKSKFQQKDDKNAESCDLATIFTNENGTITVIRNCRLKQPSSNSERTVSIPLRTILNQTKSSEVQKSPISTISTNYKMQDSTSHPQVQKILSGLPEIQISKVDMKKPKLKENVCYSTNQMPIIPTSKNGREELNFD; encoded by the exons ATGAAGCTCCATCAAAAGAAGACAGTAAAAAAAGCACGGCGCAAAATAGAG GAGAAAAGAAGGATTCTTGCCGAGGGAAAAGATAACGAAGAAAATAACGTCGGGGAGCTAAAATGGACAGAAAAAGAGAACGAATTGGGAAAAAGTCCAGATGAAAGAGTGAAATCAAAAGCCAAAGTTGAAGCTGCAGTACTTCAGG CTCTTAAAGAAGTAAAGAAGAAAGCAAAAAAAGAAAGACAAGCTGAGAAGAAAAGACTATTGCAACAGCAAAAACTTGAGGATGAGGAAAGAGAAAAAGTGATTGAAAAAACTATACCCGCCATGGTAACAATAAAAAGGGTTACTGGAGGTGGAAATAATTCTCCAACAGTTGAAATAACCTTAAAAGTTTCAACTCCTGAGGATCATAAGCTCATGTACACACTTCTTAATGGATCTGATAATTGTAACAAAACTGAAGTAATCCATAAACCAAACAAAgggtataaaaagaaaaagaaagcaaAAAGTTTTATTGAAAGATTAAAAGAGTCAGAAAAAATTCCACaagttataacaaaagaactgAAAGTGACAGTAGTTCTCGATATGAtgaataaacaacaaaataataaacCATCTAGCACCGAACCTAATAAGCTTTCTAATACTAAGAGAATAGTGGAAAGTAAAAAGGGTATAAAAATTAATGACAGAAAACAAAGTCTCAGTCACGAGGATTTGCTTGTTCCCAACATCCTTATTCCACCAG gtatTACAATAACGAGAATAAGTAGTTCAGATCGAAGGAAACAAAATGTCTCGTCGATAAATGATATGAGGCCAATGGTAACAGTTGCTGAAACTGAAAAGCTTATTCACATGGGACAAGGTAATAAATCGCCTAAACGGGAACATGTTGATGAAAATTCAAAGAGCAAAACGAGAAAGAACaacaaaactaataaaatactACAGGGTATACAGTCATCTACTATACCATCGAAAAAAGACGAACCAATATCTTTAATCCCAGAAAATAATATGATATCTGATCCTTCGAAATCAAAGTTTCAACAGAAAGATGATAAAAATGCGGAAAGTTGTGATCTTGCTACAATTTTTACCAACGAAAATGGTACGATTACGGTAATACGAAATTGCCGCTTAAAACAACCAAGTTCAAATAGTGAACGTACAGTGTCAATACCTTTGAGAACAATCTTAAACCAGACCAAATCTTCAGAAGTTCAAAAGTCACCAATATCAACAATTTCTACTAATTACAAAATGCAAGACTCAACAAGTCATCCTCAGGTTCAAAAAATCCTTTCTGGTTTGCCAGAAATTCAAATTTCCAAGGTCGATATGAAAAAACCTAAACTGAAAGAAAACGTATGTTACTCAACGAATCAGATGCCCATCATACCAACTTCGAAAAATGGGAGAGAAGAGCTTAATTTCGATTAA
- the Archease gene encoding protein archease-like, protein MEESFTPEELELPSCKYEYLDHTADVQLHAWGDSLKEAYEQCGIAMFGYMTELDSVEILQSSEIEATGHDLESLMFHFLDELLFLFSCEPFLICSKVTITEFVTEGEEYRIKCKCYGEEFTLGKHPQGTEVKAITYSAMQIVNEPAKKQFEVFVIIDI, encoded by the exons atggaGGAAAGTTTTACACCAGAAGAATTAGAATTACCGTCATGCAAATATGAAT atttggaTCATACAGCCGATGTACA GTTACATGCTTGGGGAGACAGTTTAAAAGAAGCTTATGAACAATGTGGTATAGCAATGTTTGGATATATGACAGAACTCGATAGTGTTGAAATCCTACAATCTTCAGAAATAGAAGCCACAGGACATgatttagaaagtttaatgtttcattttttagatgaactattatttttattcagtTGTGAACCATTTCTTATATGTAGCAAAGTAACTATTACAGAATTTGTCACTGAAGGTGAGGAATATAGAATAAAATGTAAATGTTATGGTGAAGAGTTTACGTTAGGTAAGCATCCACAAGGAACAGAAGTTAAAGCCATTACTTATTCGGCTATGCAAATTGTGAATGAACCAGCAAAAAAACAGTTTGAAGTGTTTGTTATTATTGATATTTAG